One Synechococcus sp. Nb3U1 genomic window, GATCCAACCCGGAAACAGGGCCACTGCCCGCCAAATCCAAGGGCTCTCCTGTGGCCAGGGCCAGCAGATTGGCACGTAACACCGATTCCGGCTGCTCCCCAATCGCAGAGCCCAGCAGCTCCCCTTCCTGATCCAAAAACAGGAAATGCGGGATCCCGTTCACCCGATAGCGGCTCAGTTCCGGCAACCATTTCGGGTTATCCACATTCAGCATGACAAAGTTAACCTGTTGGGCAAACTCCTCTTTCAGACTGGCCAGCACCGGCGCCATCGACCGACAACTGGTACACCAATCGGCGTAAAACTCCACCAAAGAAGGCTTGGCATTGGTCTGAGCTTGTTCTAAGGGGACGGCCCTTTGCGCCAGAGCCTCCAAGCTGGTACCGGCGCTCCGACTTTGGTTAGCCAAAAATAATCCCGTTGCCAGAATCACTGCTGCTAGAGCAATTAGCCCATTGCGCAGCCGTTTTGCCCAGCTTTCGCTCATGCCCAGTCCCTCTTGTGATTGATAGCTTGCAATTTACAGGTATCGTTCCAAAGGTCAACTTCCCATCAAAACCAGGGATCCCTCACCTTTATCCCTCAACCTTCACCGTTCTAGCACTCAACTCAACCCTCCCCAGTCCGCGGTACTCCAGAATCCAGACAGGCTGCATCTTGACGCCAGTTTTGTTACAATCAAATTGTACGAATAAAAACTTCTTAAAATCAAACAGATGAGTGTCTTACCCAGTCTGTTTATCTCTCACGGGGCCCCACTCTGCCCCTAGAATCCGGCCCTGTGGTGCAGTTCCTCCGAGAGTTGGGATCCCTTCTGCCCAACCCCCGTGCTCTTTTGGTCATTTCCGCTCACTGGGAAACGCCAGTACCTACGGTGAGTGCCGCTGCCCACCCCGCCACCCTCCACGACTTTTACGGATTTCCCCCACAGCTTTATCAACTGCGTTATCCCGCCCCAGGAGATCCGGCTCTAGCTGCCCGCGTGAAAGATCTCCTGGATTCAGCCGGGATCCCGACCCAACTTGACCCAGCACGAGGATTGGATCATGGGGCATGGAACCCACTCCTCTTGACTTATCCCGAAGCCCAGCTCCCGGTGCTGCAGTTGTCGATTCAGCCACAACAGGATCCCGCATACCACTACCATCTGGGACAAGCCCTGCAACCTTTACGAGAAGAGGGGGTGCTCATTTTGGCCAGTGGCGGTGCCACCCACAACCTACAGGAACTGATCGCGCCTACGTGGCGGAGGCATCTTCCAACAGCCGGTTGGGGAGAACAAGAAGCCGAGTTTGCCACCCAACCCCCCGCTTGGGTAAAAACCTTTGACCAATGGCTTGCCGACACCATTACCACTGGACAGGTGGAAAATCTGCTCAACTACCGAACCCTGGCCCCAGAAGCAGTGCGGAACCATCCCCGCGATGAACATTTACTGCCCCTCTTTGTGGCGGCTGGAGCCGGAGGCTCTCCCAACTGTTGGGCACAACTTTTTCAGGGCTATACCTATGGAGTGCTGAGCATGGCCGCCTTTCGCTTTGGAAACATGGATTCTGTTGGGTAGGGATCCAGTCTGGGGGAGAGGGCCTTGTAAGCGATAATGGGTGCGGCGTTTGCACCAATGGCTCAGCGATGCGCATCTCCTTGAAGTGGCTGCGGGAACTGGTAGACTTCGAGCTTACCCCGGAAGAATTAGGGGAAGCCCTAACCCTGGCAGGGTTTGAAGTGGAAGATATTGAAGATCGCCGCACCTGGGCAGATGGGGTGGTGCTGGGCAAGATTCTCAAAACAGAGCCTCACCCCAATGCCGACAAGCTACAGGTTTGCCAAGTAGATCTGGGGGTCAAGCCGCCTTCCACCATCGTCTGTGGAGCAGCCAACGCCCGTGCCGGGATCCTCGTTGCCG contains:
- a CDS encoding thioredoxin domain-containing protein, with product MSESWAKRLRNGLIALAAVILATGLFLANQSRSAGTSLEALAQRAVPLEQAQTNAKPSLVEFYADWCTSCRSMAPVLASLKEEFAQQVNFVMLNVDNPKWLPELSRYRVNGIPHFLFLDQEGELLGSAIGEQPESVLRANLLALATGEPLDLAGSGPVSGLDRNSPVLIEQPDPRSHG
- a CDS encoding DODA-type extradiol aromatic ring-opening family dioxygenase codes for the protein MVQFLRELGSLLPNPRALLVISAHWETPVPTVSAAAHPATLHDFYGFPPQLYQLRYPAPGDPALAARVKDLLDSAGIPTQLDPARGLDHGAWNPLLLTYPEAQLPVLQLSIQPQQDPAYHYHLGQALQPLREEGVLILASGGATHNLQELIAPTWRRHLPTAGWGEQEAEFATQPPAWVKTFDQWLADTITTGQVENLLNYRTLAPEAVRNHPRDEHLLPLFVAAGAGGSPNCWAQLFQGYTYGVLSMAAFRFGNMDSVG